One genomic window of Entelurus aequoreus isolate RoL-2023_Sb linkage group LG07, RoL_Eaeq_v1.1, whole genome shotgun sequence includes the following:
- the LOC133654091 gene encoding sodium/potassium-transporting ATPase subunit beta-233-like — protein MPPKSDDGGWKKFLWDSEKGELLGRTGGSWFKITLFYVVFYGCLAGIFIGTIQAMLLTLSNYKPTWQDRVAPPGLSHTPRSDKSEVTFNPGKLETYLSYTTALKNFLAKYDDENQSDQMKFEDCGNEPAAFKNRGDLESDTGVRRACRFSKDLLGECSGKDEYFGFKEGKPCLIVKLNRVVNFYPRPPTSNGTIPDEAQPKVQPNLIPIYCTHKREEDAGKIGEIKYYGIGGGFPLQYYPYYGKLLHPHYLQPLVALQFVNLTKNAELRIECKVFGDNISYSDKDRYQGRFDIKIQVNS, from the exons ATGCCTCCAAAGAGTGACGATGGCGGTTGGAAGAAGTTTCTGTGGGATTCGGAGAAAGGAGAGCTGCTCGGTCGAACCGGGGGCAGTTGGT TCAAGATCACGCTCTTCTACGTCGTCTTCTATGGCTGTTTGGCTGGCATCTTCATTGGCACTATCCAGGCCATGTTACTCACACTGAGCAACTACAAGCCCACATGGCAAGACCGGGTCGCACCTCCAG GACTCTCGCACACTCCGCGATCTGACAAATCCGAAGTTACCTTTAACCCCGGAAAGTTGGAAACCTACCTCTCTTACACAACGGCCCTGAAGAACTTCCTGGCTAAGTATGATGACGAAAACCAGAGCGACCAGATGAAGTTTGAAGACTGTGGCA ATGAGCCGGCAGCGTTCAAGAACCGAGGCGACTTGGAGAGCGACACAGGCGTAAGAAGGGCGTGCCGCTTCTCAAAGGACCTCCTCGGGGAATGCTCCGGCAAGGACGAATACTTTGGCTTCAAGGAGGGCAAACCTTGCCTGATTGTGAAGCTCAATCGGGTCGTTAACTTCTATCCAAGG CCTCCTACCTCAAATGGAACCATCCCTGATGAAGCGCAACCCAAAGTGCAGCCCAATTTGATCCCCATCTACTGTACCCATAAG AGAGAGGAAGATGCTGGGAAAATCGGCGAGATTAAGTATTACGGCATCGGAGGTGGCTTCCCGCTGCAGTACTATCCCTACTACGGCAAACTGCTGCACCCCCACTACCTGCAGCCGCTAGTGGCTCTGCAGTTCGTCAACCTCACTAAGAACGCTGAGCTGCGTATTGAGTGCAAGGTTTTTGGTGACAACATCTCATACAGTGACAAGGACCGCTACCAGGGGCGCTTTGACATCAAGATCCAGGTCAACAGTTAA